ACGTGGGCGGACGGCTGATGGCCACCGACGGCCACGGCACCATCACCGTGCTGGAGCCCGGCGGCAAAGCCTTGGCGAGCCACGTGGGCTTGGACTGGAACGTGGGGGACCGGGCCAGTCCCGCCGACGTGGAGCAACTGGCGGACCACATGGCGGACGTGGTGCTGACCCTCGCCAAGGGTGACGGCGCCGGGCCGGAGCTCGAGGGGCTGTGGGTGACTCCACCCCTGAACGGGTCCGGTGAGTGCGACGCCGTGGTCTTCTCCGGCGGCGTCGGCGAGTACGTGTACGGCCAGGAGGACGAGTCCCACGGCGACCTCGGGGCGCCCCTGGGCAAGGCGCTGCGCCGCCGCATCGACGAAGGCGCGCTGCCCGGCAGCCTGGTGAGTGCGCGCGAGTGCATCCGCGCCACGGTCATGGGCGCCGCGCAACATACCGTGCAGGTGTCCGGCAACACCATCTACCGCTCCGACGACTCGTTGCTGCCGCGCAAGAACCTGCAGGTTCTGCGGCCTCCGGTGGATCTCGACGGCGATATCGATCCGGCCGCCATGGCCCAGGCCATCCGGAGCCACTTCAGCGCCTTCGACCTCGTGGAGGGCGAAGCCGAGGTGGCCCTGGTGTTCCTGTGGCAGGGACCGCCCGCGGCGTTTCGCATCGCCGGGTTCTGCCGGGGCTTGCTGGAAGGGTTGGCGCAAACGGTGGCGCGGGAACGCCCCATCTACCTGGTGTTCGATCACGATCTCGCCGGCCTCGTCGGCACCATTCTCAAGCAGGACTTCGGACTCAGGGGCGACGTGCTGGCCCTGGACGGCGTCACCCTCCGCGACTTCGACTTCATCGACCTGGGCAGGGTGCTCGAACCCTCGGGCACCGTGCCGGTCACCATCAAGTCGCTGGTGTTCCGGTTCTAAGGGAACGTCGATTGTCATGGCGTCCTTCGACTTCGCTTCGCTACGCTCAGGACGAACGGTTGTGATTGCCATTTTCCGTTCGTCCTGAGCGTAGCTAAGCTAAGTCGAAGGANNNNNNNNNNTTTCTTTGCGTCCCCCCCCCCCCCCCCCCTGGGTTTTTTTTTCCCTTTTCGCGGGTCGCGTTTTGTTTTCTTTTGTTTTTCCCCCCCCCCCCGTCCAAGGATACGATGGCAGGAATTCATCTGGAAAAGACGGGTGGGGTGGCGTCCGTGGTCATCGACCGGCCGCCCCTAAACGTGCTCAATCTGGCGCTCCTGCGGGAACTGCGGCAGGCGCTCGATGAAGTCGACCGGGACGATGGCGTGGAACTCATCGAGATCAGCGGCGCAGGCGAACGCGCCTTCTCCGCGGGCGTGGACGTGAAGGACCACACACGGAGCCAGGTTCCCGAGATGCTCGACCTCGTGCACGGCGTCATCCGGAAACTGATGAGCCTCCGCCAGCCCACCATCGCAGTCGTCGACGGCGTCTGCCTGGGCGGAGGCTGCGAGTTGGCCTCGTCCTGCGACCTCGTCCTTGCCTCCGAGGAGAGCCTGTTCGCCACGCCCGAGATCACCGTGGGCTGCTTTCCGCCGGTGGCGCTGGCGCGGTTCTCCTCGCAGATCGGCTACCACCGGGCCGCCGAGATGATACTCACCGGCCGCCGCCTGACGGCCCGGGAAGCCGAGTCCATCGGGCTCGTGAACCGTGTCGTGCCCCGGGACCGGCTCGGCCAGTCGCTGGAGGAGCTTCGCAACGAGTTGCTGGACAAGAGCCGCGCGGTCCTGCGCATCACCCTCAAGGGCCTGCGAGAGATCGGCCTCAAGGAACTCTCCGCCGCCCTCGCCCGCTCCGAGGAAATCTACCTCAAGGAGTTGCTGGAAACCGAGGACGTCGAAGAAGGCGTCCAGGCGTTCGCGGAGAAACGCAAGCCGGAGTGGCTGCACCGGTAGCGCCACCGTTCGCGCGGTAACCCGGTACGCTGCAAGTTCCCCTTCTGAGAAGGAGAACCCAGGGCACATTTCTCCTTCTCGGAAGGAGAAATGCTTAAGCGATCAGGCAGGTCGGCTGGCCAGGGTCCGATGCACGGCTTCCACGATCCGTTCCTTGTCCGGGACGAAGAAGTTCTCCAGCGGCGGCGCGCACGGGACCGGGGCGTTGGGGGCGGCGACCCGGAGAATCGGGCTGTCGAGGTAGTAGAGGGCTTGCTCCTGCACCTGGGCGGCCACCTCGGCGCCCACCCCACCCTGTTCCACCGCCTCGTGCACCACGATGAGCCGCGAGGTCTTCCTGACCGACTCCACCAAGGTATCGATGTCCAGCGGCACAAGGCTGCGAAGATCAACGACCTCCACGGAGACACCCTCGCCGTCCAGGGCTTCGGCTGCCTCCAGCGCGGGCCCGACCATCTTGGAGACCGCGGCCACGGTCACGTCGTTGCCTTCCCGGCGCACCGCCGCCCGGTCCATGGCGAGGCCGTTTCCGCCTTCCGGCACTTCGGCCCGGGTGAAGTAGAGACCCCGGTGCTCGACGAACAGCACCGGGTTGTCGTCGCGGATGGCGTCGCGCATGAGGCTCTCGGCGTCGGCCGGATTCGACGGCATCACCACCTTGAGGCCGGGGACGTGCAGGAACCACGACTCCAGGCTCTGGGAGTGGTGCGCGCCCATGTTGCCCTGGACGCCGCACTGCACGCGCACCGTCAGCGGCACCTTGAGTTGCCCGCCGGACATGTAGTGGAGCTTGGCGGCATGGTTCACGAGCTGGTCCATGGCCAGGGTGATGAAGTCGACGAACATGATCTCCACCACCGGACGCAGGCCCGACAGCGCCGCGCCGATGGCCACGCCCATGACCGTGCCCTCGCTGATGGGCGTGTTCACCACCCGATGCGCGCCCAGCTCCTCGGCAACACCCTGGGTGACCCCGAAGGGTCCTCCCAGCGCCACGTCCTCGCCGAAGACGTACACCGAGGGGTCGTCCCGCATCTCCGCCAGAAGTCCCGAACGGATGGCTTCCAGATAGCTCAGTTCCGGCATTTTTCAACCTCACGCGCGGACTTGTGCCAACTCACGCGCACACTTGCGTCGCGGTCTCTTCGGGCTCGGGCCAGGGAGACGACAGCGCGAACTCCGCGGCCGCTTCCACCAACGCGCGCGCGTCGCTCTCCGCCTTGGCGAAGTCCTTGTCGGACGCCGCTCGGCGCCGCTTCAGCACACGTGTGAAGCGCGCGATGGGGTCCTTCTTCTTCCAGTCCGCCAACTGCGACAGTTCCCGGTATTTCCCCGGGTCGCCTTCGTAGTGGCCGCGGAGGCGATAGGTCAGGCATTCGACGAACGTCGGACCCTTGCCTGCGCGGGCGTTGTCCACGGCCCGGCCCATGGCCTCGCGCACCGCCAGGATGTCGTTGCCGTCCACGGTGGCGCCCGGGATACCGTAGGTGCTCGCGTGCCGCGCCAGCCGCTCCACCTTGGTGTGAGCCGAGAGCGGCGTGAACTCGGCGTAGCCGTTGTTCTCGCACACGAAGATCACCGGGAGCTGCCACAGACTGGCGATGTTCAGAGACTCGTGGAAGGGGCCGGTTTGTCCCGCGCCGTCGCCGAAGAATACCACGGCCACCCGCCCGGCCCCCTTCTCCCGGGCGGCGAAGGCCGCGCCCAGCGCCAGCGGCACGGTGCCGCCCACCACCCCGCTGGCAGTGACGAACCCTGTCTCCGCGGCCACCACGTGCATGGACCCGCCCTTGCCGCGGCAATAGCCGGTGACGCGCCCGGCCAGCTCCGCCATGAGCCGGTTCAGGTCCGCGCCCTTGGCGATGGCGTGCCCGTGGGAGCGGTGCCCGCCGTAAACCACGTCGTCAACGTCGAGCAGGCCGCACACGCCCACGGCCACCGCCTCCTGCCCGATGCCGAGATGCAGCAGCCCGACTATCTCCCGCGCCGCATAGAGCGCCGACACCTTCTCCTCGAAAGCGCGGATCACCCACATGCGACGGAGCAGCGACAGCAGCTCCTTGTTGTCGTCCCGGCGGGGTGCCGGCCTGGTTCTCCCCTGCTTCGTTGCCTTCATGTCACTTCTCCCATCCGGCTCGCACTCGGGTTCGCCCTCCGGCGTTTCCCCGCCCCGCCGCCCCTGGATTCCCGCTTCCGCGGGAATGACGATTTGGGGGCGTGGGCGCCATGTCAACTCCCCAACGGAACTCTCGTCCCGTCCACCGCCAGGCGGCGAAACCGCGCCCGGTCGACCTTGAACGCATTGGCTTCGGTGGCGGGCCACCGGTAGAACGCGTCCGGTACCTTGTAACGCGGCAGGGTCCGCCCGAGCCACTCCGCCAGCGCCGGGCCGTCGGGACACGTCTCGCGCGGCTGCACGAACGCCACGCAGCGCTGGCCGAACTCCTCGTCCGGGATGGGCACCACCACCGCCTGCTGGACGCCGTCGTGATCGGTCAGAACGCGTTCGATCTCCTCGGGATGGATGGTCTCGCCGCCCGAGAAGAACCGGTTGTCGCGCCTCCCGATAACCGTCAGGTACCCGTCCTCGTCCACCCTCCCGAGGTCGCCGGTGGCGAACCAGCCGTCGTCTGTCAAGGGCCGGCGCAGCCTGCCGCCCTCGACATAGCCCATGAACAGGGTCTCTCCGGCCAACTGGATCTCTCCCTCTTCCCCGATGCGCAGCCTGCGGTGCGGCAGCAGCTTCCCCGACGTCAACCGCTGGGCGGTGGTGGAGCCCGGTCCGGTGGTGGCCACCTGCGAGGCCATCTCGGTGCAGCCGTAACTGGCGAACACCGGCAGGCCGCGTGCGGCGGCGCGCTCCAGCAGCTTCAGCGGCACCGGGCTGCCGCCCAGGATGATGTAACGGAGCGCAGGGTAGCGCACGGACTCCGGCTGCTGCAACAGCCGGTGCAGTTGCGTCACCACCACCGACAGGTGGGTGACCTCGTACCGGCCCAGCACCGCGTCGAGGGGCTCCCCCTGGTCGGGCATCACCACCGTGGAGCCCGCCAGCAGGGACCGGAACAGGATGCCGAGCCCGCCCACATGGTACAGCGGCAGGTCCAGCAGCCAGCGGTCGCCGGGGGCCAGCGGCAGGTTCGTGTTGGAGCCGAGGGCGTTGTAGTAGTGGTTGCCGTAGCAGTGGAGCACCGCCTTGGGCGTGCCGGTGCTGCCGGAGGTGAAAACGATGGTCGCCGGACGGTCGAGGGGCATGGTGCAACCCTGGCCGTCTCCGCCCGGAGGTCCTCCGGCATCCGTCAACTCGCGGTCTTCCAGAATACGCACGTCGCCGGTTAAGTCGCTGAACCCCTCCCGCTCCCCCACCACAATCCAGCGACAGTCCACGCGGCGCAGAAGGTCCGCCACCGTACGGTGCGGTAGCCGCGTGTTCATGGGACAGCACACCGCCCCCAGGCGCAGGACCGCCAGCAGCCACACGAGGTAGTCCGGGCTGTTGGGGGCGAGAATGGCGATGTGGTCGCCGGGGTTGCATCCCGCCCGCCTGAGCCCCGCTGTCACCCCAGCCACGCGCTGGTGAAACTCGGCGTAGGAGACGACCCGCGCGCCGCTGACCACCGCGGGCCGGCCAGCGTGGCGCTCGGCCGCTTGTTCGAGGGGGCAGCGAATCTCAGTCATGCCGTATCTCGGTCAACCGCGACGCGTCGATGCGATGCGTTCGGGCCGCGGCGGCGCTCCACTCGATGGCGCCGGAGCGAACCGGTATGCGCGGCTCGACGACGTCCGCGCCGAGCCAACGATAGGTGTCGAGGCCCGCGGGCACCGAGTCCGCGGTAGACGCCCAGGTGAACTCCGCCAGCGCCAGCATTCCCACGCCGCTCTCGAAGCAACTGCTCACCACTGGACGGATGTCCAGCGCCAAAGCCCTGGCCGCCCATTCCCGCGCCCGTGCGAGCCCGCCCAGCAGCGTCGGCTTGAGCACCACCGCGCCCACTTCGCGGCGCCCTTCGAGGTCTTCCGGCCGCAACTCCAGCAGGCTTTCGTCCAAGGCCACCGGAATGCTGGTGGCATCGAACAGCTCTCGCAGGTGCGCCGGCTCGCGCAAGGGTTCCTCCAGGTACTCGACGCCGGTGCCGCCCATCTCGCGCCCGAACGCCACCGCCTGATCGAGGCTCCAGCTCCGGTTGGCGTCCAGCCGGAGACCCACGCCCTCACCGAGGGTGTCACGGACGGCCCGAGTCAGCTCCACGTCTTCCGCCACCGCCCGGCTGCCGACCTTGAGCTTCACCGCCCGGCAACCCCCGTCGCGGAGGCGCCGCGCATCCGCGAGCACCTGCTCCCGGGAACCCGCCAGCAACCCGTTGACGGGAACGCAACCTTCGAAGCCCGCCAACTCGGCCGCCGCCCCGTCCTCCATCCGTCTTGCCAGGCTGCACAGCGCGGTCTCCAGCCCGAACCGAACCGACGGCGAGACCGCCGCTGATTCCCATTCGGCCCACGATTCAAGACCGTCGTCCCGTGGCTCGAAATGCCCACCCCGCAGGCTCCCCGCCCAAGCCAATGCCTCTGCCGCGGCTTCGTCGATGCCCTCGCGGCTGAACCCCGGCAAGGGCGCCGCATCACCCCAACCCCATGCGCCCGAATCCGATTCCAGGCGCACCAGCAGCCCCTCACGCTCGTGAATCACCCCGCCCGCCAGCGGCAACGGCCCAACCAGCGGCAGGCGATAGCGGAAGATGCGGCAGCTTGAGATGGTCACAGTGTCCAGATTGTCCGTGGTTCCGGGCTGGTATGCTGGGAATTCATGCACCGCCTTGCCTTGCACCCCCCTTGATATCACTACGCCGAGCGAATTTTGAACTCCCGCCGGCCCGGCCCTGTTTCGTTGCCGGCACCCGGCGGCGTGTTATGGTGTTCCCATGCCGAAACCCCCTCAAACACCTCTGTTGGATTTCGTCTCGCGCCAATTCCGTGCGTTCGCCGATGAATGCCGCGAGTCGTCCCCTCTCTACGAACGGTTCGCCACAAACATTGGGGACGATCCGGAAGTTCTGGCGTTGGCCGCACATGCTCGACGGGGCGAGAAGGTGCCGAACCTGTTGTTCGCGGCTGTTCAATTCCTTCTGCTGAAGGGTACGCCGCACCCGCTGGCCGCGTTCTACGAGACCCACTCCACCTCCGCGGGCGACCCCTACCCTCCGTTCCGCAACTTCTGTCTCCACCACGCCGAGAGGATCATCGAACTCATCGCGAACCGTACGGTCCAGACCAACGAAGTCAGTCGGTGCGCGCTGCTACTCCCCGCCTTCGTCCTCGTGTCTCGCGAGGCAGCGGGCCGGCCGCTGTATCTTCTGGAGATAGGGGCGGCTGCCGGCTTGATCCTTCTTTGGGACCGCTACGGCTACGACTACGGGAACGGGCTTCGGTCGGGAGATGCGGCCTCGGCGGTGCAGATCAGATGCGATCTGCGGGGAAGGTCGACT
This portion of the Deltaproteobacteria bacterium genome encodes:
- a CDS encoding ethanolamine ammonia-lyase reactivating factor EutA → VGGRLMATDGHGTITVLEPGGKALASHVGLDWNVGDRASPADVEQLADHMADVVLTLAKGDGAGPELEGLWVTPPLNGSGECDAVVFSGGVGEYVYGQEDESHGDLGAPLGKALRRRIDEGALPGSLVSARECIRATVMGAAQHTVQVSGNTIYRSDDSLLPRKNLQVLRPPVDLDGDIDPAAMAQAIRSHFSAFDLVEGEAEVALVFLWQGPPAAFRIAGFCRGLLEGLAQTVARERPIYLVFDHDLAGLVGTILKQDFGLRGDVLALDGVTLRDFDFIDLGRVLEPSGTVPVTIKSLVFRF
- a CDS encoding enoyl-CoA hydratase-related protein translates to MAGIHLEKTGGVASVVIDRPPLNVLNLALLRELRQALDEVDRDDGVELIEISGAGERAFSAGVDVKDHTRSQVPEMLDLVHGVIRKLMSLRQPTIAVVDGVCLGGGCELASSCDLVLASEESLFATPEITVGCFPPVALARFSSQIGYHRAAEMILTGRRLTAREAESIGLVNRVVPRDRLGQSLEELRNELLDKSRAVLRITLKGLREIGLKELSAALARSEEIYLKELLETEDVEEGVQAFAEKRKPEWLHR
- a CDS encoding thiamine pyrophosphate-dependent dehydrogenase E1 component subunit alpha produces the protein MKATKQGRTRPAPRRDDNKELLSLLRRMWVIRAFEEKVSALYAAREIVGLLHLGIGQEAVAVGVCGLLDVDDVVYGGHRSHGHAIAKGADLNRLMAELAGRVTGYCRGKGGSMHVVAAETGFVTASGVVGGTVPLALGAAFAAREKGAGRVAVVFFGDGAGQTGPFHESLNIASLWQLPVIFVCENNGYAEFTPLSAHTKVERLARHASTYGIPGATVDGNDILAVREAMGRAVDNARAGKGPTFVECLTYRLRGHYEGDPGKYRELSQLADWKKKDPIARFTRVLKRRRAASDKDFAKAESDARALVEAAAEFALSSPWPEPEETATQVCA
- a CDS encoding alpha-ketoacid dehydrogenase subunit beta; translation: MPELSYLEAIRSGLLAEMRDDPSVYVFGEDVALGGPFGVTQGVAEELGAHRVVNTPISEGTVMGVAIGAALSGLRPVVEIMFVDFITLAMDQLVNHAAKLHYMSGGQLKVPLTVRVQCGVQGNMGAHHSQSLESWFLHVPGLKVVMPSNPADAESLMRDAIRDDNPVLFVEHRGLYFTRAEVPEGGNGLAMDRAAVRREGNDVTVAAVSKMVGPALEAAEALDGEGVSVEVVDLRSLVPLDIDTLVESVRKTSRLIVVHEAVEQGGVGAEVAAQVQEQALYYLDSPILRVAAPNAPVPCAPPLENFFVPDKERIVEAVHRTLASRPA
- the menE gene encoding o-succinylbenzoate--CoA ligase → MTEIRCPLEQAAERHAGRPAVVSGARVVSYAEFHQRVAGVTAGLRRAGCNPGDHIAILAPNSPDYLVWLLAVLRLGAVCCPMNTRLPHRTVADLLRRVDCRWIVVGEREGFSDLTGDVRILEDRELTDAGGPPGGDGQGCTMPLDRPATIVFTSGSTGTPKAVLHCYGNHYYNALGSNTNLPLAPGDRWLLDLPLYHVGGLGILFRSLLAGSTVVMPDQGEPLDAVLGRYEVTHLSVVVTQLHRLLQQPESVRYPALRYIILGGSPVPLKLLERAAARGLPVFASYGCTEMASQVATTGPGSTTAQRLTSGKLLPHRRLRIGEEGEIQLAGETLFMGYVEGGRLRRPLTDDGWFATGDLGRVDEDGYLTVIGRRDNRFFSGGETIHPEEIERVLTDHDGVQQAVVVPIPDEEFGQRCVAFVQPRETCPDGPALAEWLGRTLPRYKVPDAFYRWPATEANAFKVDRARFRRLAVDGTRVPLGS
- the menC gene encoding o-succinylbenzoate synthase, with product MTISSCRIFRYRLPLVGPLPLAGGVIHEREGLLVRLESDSGAWGWGDAAPLPGFSREGIDEAAAEALAWAGSLRGGHFEPRDDGLESWAEWESAAVSPSVRFGLETALCSLARRMEDGAAAELAGFEGCVPVNGLLAGSREQVLADARRLRDGGCRAVKLKVGSRAVAEDVELTRAVRDTLGEGVGLRLDANRSWSLDQAVAFGREMGGTGVEYLEEPLREPAHLRELFDATSIPVALDESLLELRPEDLEGRREVGAVVLKPTLLGGLARAREWAARALALDIRPVVSSCFESGVGMLALAEFTWASTADSVPAGLDTYRWLGADVVEPRIPVRSGAIEWSAAAARTHRIDASRLTEIRHD
- a CDS encoding DUF2332 domain-containing protein; translated protein: MPKPPQTPLLDFVSRQFRAFADECRESSPLYERFATNIGDDPEVLALAAHARRGEKVPNLLFAAVQFLLLKGTPHPLAAFYETHSTSAGDPYPPFRNFCLHHAERIIELIANRTVQTNEVSRCALLLPAFVLVSREAAGRPLYLLEIGAAAGLILLWDRYGYDYGNGLRSGDAASAVQIRCDLRGRSTPDVPTTLPAVERRIGVDLNPIDVDDTEQTLWLRSLVWPEDGERARLLENAVTVARRNKPDMVAGDGIALLPELLASVPKEAALCIVRVFTNLPPAARDQFTASITRHGKQRDLSVVSTRRGAREGESLLALVSYRNGVRSEAVLANCENHGKWLEWLNEN